In one Nicotiana tomentosiformis chromosome 6, ASM39032v3, whole genome shotgun sequence genomic region, the following are encoded:
- the LOC104089386 gene encoding tRNA (guanine(37)-N1)-methyltransferase 1 isoform X1, protein MYVLPRQIQLMALYPLPSAIILNKLIISSTSSLHFTCRFSPKPLIPSLFSTTTAASTTSSSTLFQHHSYGPSLYKGHKKHQNTDNFDEENFTRVFDITALRVPSEHCFSLESKLRGHLLNWPRIRNIARVPGDDIDDELKEFIGNNNDAETLTALERRIYGKAEGDGEKMCSVLYRDKLARTFNSTGYVKFQNLAKLSRPKKSKKKREEEEGSGRQRKGLGRNEMALVEVVEEEGSGDEDLSGLLGDDFIRRRKWSGSTRLLLLDERYANKGIEELPEAIKAVLKEHNEESTRLSFEIVRCKLTLFYNYWQMNEVLEVLLPQGMIVPSAFETVGHIAHLNLRDEHLPYKKLIAKVVLDKNKPKIQTVANKIDAIHNDYRTMQLEVLAGNHSLVTTVVENGLYFDVDLATVYWNSRLATERQRLLSCFTHDDVVCDVFAGIGPIAISAAKKVKYVYANDLNPSAVEYLERNSVRNKLERKIEIFNMDGRRFIDSIFASEKTRAITQVVMNLPNDAAEFLDSFRGIFGKRNKGRQFTLPRIHVYGFSKAQDPEFDFHEQIRIALSEVAFEVEMRKVRLVAPGKWMLCASFVLPETVAFSK, encoded by the exons CCACCGCCGCTTCCACAACGTCGTCGTCAACACTATTTCAACACCATTCTTATGGCCCTTCACTCTACAAAGGCCACAAAAAACACCAAAACACTGATAACTTCGACGAAGAGAATTTCACTCGAGTCTTCGATATAACCGCTTTACGTGTCCCTTCAGAACACTGCTTCTCCCTTGAAAGCAAATTACGAGGCCACCTCTTAAATTGGCCGCGCATTCGTAACATTGCTAGGGTTCCCGGTGACGATATTGATGACGAATTAAAGGAATTTATCGGAAACAATAATGATGCTGAAACCCTAACCGCATTGGAGCGAAGAATTTATGGAAAAGCTGAAGGAGATGGAGAGAAAATGTGTTCGGTGTTGTACAGAGATAAACTTGCCAGAACTTTCAATTCGACAGGATATGTGAAGTTTCAGAATTTGGCTAAGTTATCTAGGCCGAAGAAGAGTAAGAAGAAGAGAGAGGAAGAGGAGGGAAGTGGAAGACAGCGGAAAGGGTTAGGGAGAAATGAGATGGCATTGGTGGAGGTGGTTGAAGAGGAGGGGAGTGGAGATGAGGATTTGAGTGGGTTATTGGGAGATGATTTTATTAGAAGAAGAAAATGGAGTGGATCGACGAGGTTATTGCTATTGGATGAGAGGTACGCAAACAAGGGGATAGAGGAATTGCCTGAGGCCATTAAG GCAGTCCTCAAAGAACACAATGAGGAAAGTACAAGATTAAGTTTTGAAATTGTGAGATGCAAGTTGACATTATTTTACAATTATTGGCAAATGAATGAG GTCTTAGAGGTCTTGCTTCCACAAGGCATGATTGTTCCTTCAGCTTTTGAGACTGTTGGGCATATTGCCCATCTAAACTTGAGAGATGAACATCTCCCGTACAAGAAACTTATCGCAAAG GTAGTTTTGGACAAGAACAAGCCGAAGATACAAACAGTTGCCAATAAAATTGATGCCATTCACAATGACTATAGAACAATGCAGCTAGAAGTTTTGGCAGGAAACCATTCTCTCGTAACCACTGTAGTCGAGAATGGACTCTATTTTGATGTTGATTTAGCAACAGT ATATTGGAATTCTAGGCTGGCAACTGAAAGACAGAGGCTTCTTAGTTGCTTCACCCATGATGACGTTGTCT GTGATGTGTTTGCTGGGATTGGTCCCATTGCAATATCCGCTGCAAAGAAGGTCAAATATGTATACGCTAATGATTTGAACCCTTCTGCTGTTGAATATCTAGAAAGAAACTCTGTCCGTAACAAACTCGAGAGGAAGATTGAG ATTTTTAACATGGATGGGAGGAGGTTCATTGACAGTATTTTTGCGAGTGAAAAAACTCGGGCAATTACTCAAGTAGTAATGAATTTGCCAAATGATGCTGCAGAGTTTCTTG ATTCATTTAGAGGAATTTTCGGAAAGAGGAACAAGGGTAGGCAATTTACCTTGCCAAGGATCCATGTTTATGGGTTTTCAAAAGCTCAGGATCCTGAATTTGACTTTCATGAG CAAATCAGGATTGCACTATCTGAGGTGGCTTTTGAGGTAGAGATGCGCAAGGTTCGCCTTGTTGCACCAGGAAAATGGATGCTGTGTGCATCATTTGTTCTGCCTGAGACAGTGGCATTTTCTAAATGA
- the LOC104089386 gene encoding tRNA (guanine(37)-N1)-methyltransferase 1 isoform X2: protein MYVLPRQIQLMALYPLPSAIILNKLIISSTSSLHFTCRFSPKPLIPSLFSTTTAASTTSSSTLFQHHSYGPSLYKGHKKHQNTDNFDEENFTRVFDITALRVPSEHCFSLESKLRGHLLNWPRIRNIARVPGDDIDDELKEFIGNNNDAETLTALERRIYGKAEGDGEKMCSVLYRDKLARTFNSTGYVKFQNLAKLSRPKKSKKKREEEEGSGRQRKGLGRNEMALVEVVEEEGSGDEDLSGLLGDDFIRRRKWSGSTRLLLLDERYANKGIEELPEAIKAVLKEHNEESTRLSFEIVRCKLTLFYNYWQMNEVLEVLLPQGMIVPSAFETVGHIAHLNLRDEHLPYKKLIAKVVLDKNKPKIQTVANKIDAIHNDYRTMQLEVLAGNHSLVTTVVENGLYFDVDLATVYWNSRLATERQRLLSCFTHDDVVCDVFAGIGPIAISAAKKVKYVYANDLNPSAVEYLERNSVRNKLERKIEIFNMDGRRFIDSIFASEKTRAITQVVMNLPNDAAEFLVDFLKV, encoded by the exons CCACCGCCGCTTCCACAACGTCGTCGTCAACACTATTTCAACACCATTCTTATGGCCCTTCACTCTACAAAGGCCACAAAAAACACCAAAACACTGATAACTTCGACGAAGAGAATTTCACTCGAGTCTTCGATATAACCGCTTTACGTGTCCCTTCAGAACACTGCTTCTCCCTTGAAAGCAAATTACGAGGCCACCTCTTAAATTGGCCGCGCATTCGTAACATTGCTAGGGTTCCCGGTGACGATATTGATGACGAATTAAAGGAATTTATCGGAAACAATAATGATGCTGAAACCCTAACCGCATTGGAGCGAAGAATTTATGGAAAAGCTGAAGGAGATGGAGAGAAAATGTGTTCGGTGTTGTACAGAGATAAACTTGCCAGAACTTTCAATTCGACAGGATATGTGAAGTTTCAGAATTTGGCTAAGTTATCTAGGCCGAAGAAGAGTAAGAAGAAGAGAGAGGAAGAGGAGGGAAGTGGAAGACAGCGGAAAGGGTTAGGGAGAAATGAGATGGCATTGGTGGAGGTGGTTGAAGAGGAGGGGAGTGGAGATGAGGATTTGAGTGGGTTATTGGGAGATGATTTTATTAGAAGAAGAAAATGGAGTGGATCGACGAGGTTATTGCTATTGGATGAGAGGTACGCAAACAAGGGGATAGAGGAATTGCCTGAGGCCATTAAG GCAGTCCTCAAAGAACACAATGAGGAAAGTACAAGATTAAGTTTTGAAATTGTGAGATGCAAGTTGACATTATTTTACAATTATTGGCAAATGAATGAG GTCTTAGAGGTCTTGCTTCCACAAGGCATGATTGTTCCTTCAGCTTTTGAGACTGTTGGGCATATTGCCCATCTAAACTTGAGAGATGAACATCTCCCGTACAAGAAACTTATCGCAAAG GTAGTTTTGGACAAGAACAAGCCGAAGATACAAACAGTTGCCAATAAAATTGATGCCATTCACAATGACTATAGAACAATGCAGCTAGAAGTTTTGGCAGGAAACCATTCTCTCGTAACCACTGTAGTCGAGAATGGACTCTATTTTGATGTTGATTTAGCAACAGT ATATTGGAATTCTAGGCTGGCAACTGAAAGACAGAGGCTTCTTAGTTGCTTCACCCATGATGACGTTGTCT GTGATGTGTTTGCTGGGATTGGTCCCATTGCAATATCCGCTGCAAAGAAGGTCAAATATGTATACGCTAATGATTTGAACCCTTCTGCTGTTGAATATCTAGAAAGAAACTCTGTCCGTAACAAACTCGAGAGGAAGATTGAG ATTTTTAACATGGATGGGAGGAGGTTCATTGACAGTATTTTTGCGAGTGAAAAAACTCGGGCAATTACTCAAGTAGTAATGAATTTGCCAAATGATGCTGCAGAGTTTCTTG TGGATTTTTTGAAGGTTTGA